In the genome of Leguminivora glycinivorella isolate SPB_JAAS2020 chromosome 21, LegGlyc_1.1, whole genome shotgun sequence, one region contains:
- the LOC125237521 gene encoding uncharacterized protein LOC125237521: MPKFYKPRDFKYDVVELIRGVELRPCLWDKTLENYKDRIERRHAWEEIFASLDDKYESMTPELKRITGEHILNKWTNIRDTFVKSLKVKMGKPKKRYLLYKNLSFLLKVIDVPEEEINTNITHESSDESSEEPVAYLKQEQEETPTPRKRKKIEYNEDYVVPTKESEKNYDTGIDFVEVDDNEARVMNEDEAFFASLLPTVVKYSEDERLEFRIEVLGVMKKIKDKRNWND; encoded by the exons ATGCCGAAATTCTACAAACCAAGAGATTTTAAATACGATGTGGTTGAATTAATTCGTGGCGTGGAATTACGACCGTGTTTATGGGATAAAACGTTGGAGAATTATAAGGATAGAATAGAAAGAAGGCACGCTTGGGAAGAAATTTTCGCGTCGTTGGACGATAAATACGAGAGCATGACGCCCGAGCTAAAAAGGATTACCG GCGAGCACATCTTAAACAAATGGACTAACATTCGGGACACCTTCGTCAAATCTCTCAAAGTCAAAATGGGGAAGCCAAAGAAACGGTATCTCCTCTACAAAAATTTGTCATTCCTCTTAAAAGTCATCGACGTTCCAGAGGAAGAAATCAACACTAACATTACGCATGAATCGAGTGACGAATCTAGTGAAGAACCTGTGGCTTACCTTAAACAGGAACAAGAAGAAACGCCGACGCCCAGAAAAAGGAAGAAGATAGAGTATAACGAAGATTATGTAGTGCCTACAAAGGAGTCTGAGAAGAATTATGATACCGGTATAGATTTTGTAGAAGTCGATGATAACGAAGCTAGAGTTATGAACGAAGATGAGGCGTTTTTTGCTTCGCTTCTGCCGACGGTGGTGAAGTATAGTGAAGATGAGAGACTTGAGTTTAGAATTGAGGTTTTGGGGGTTATGAAGAAGATAAAGGATAAGAGAAATTGGAATGATTAA